In the Topomyia yanbarensis strain Yona2022 chromosome 3, ASM3024719v1, whole genome shotgun sequence genome, one interval contains:
- the LOC131690173 gene encoding peptidoglycan-recognition protein LA isoform X2: protein MKLLLKIHNKDRPHLYIQRKRKYCHRRVSKSSSSSSNSGDCSPSRASADRNTAFPASSATTGTTARSGRNNQNRGLASPEESSVLRQERYFLYGALILLTIIAFSTALYFIIHQAQSSGNISSQPEILFGNNYASGTIPNLGNGHLVIDRHNWGAQEAARGPYPLHSPIPYVLITHIGVQSSPCLNMYKCSIKMRTIQDAAIAEQSLPDIPNNFYLGGDGYIYVGRGWSIANAYANQTLSVCFMGDYMRNKPNENQFSALNHLLAHGVAESYLARDYKLVAHNQTRKTKSPGPFIYSQISKMPRWISCDKDSTNTCGSEIGLPRIWDQDYPKALKTVEVTTNRTSEDS, encoded by the exons ATGAAATTGTTGCTGAAAATTCACAACAAAGATCGGCCTCATCTATATATACAGCGCAAACGTAAATACTGCCATCGCCGAGTGTCCAAGTCTTCGTCATCTTCGTCGAATTCGGGTGATTGCTCACCGTCCAGAGCTAGTGCTGATAGGAATACTGCCTTTCCAGCATCTTCAGCGACGACAGGCACAACTGCAAGAT CGGGCCGCAACAATCAGAACCGAGGACTTGCCTCTCCGGAGGAATCATCCGTACTTCGACAGGAACGATACTTCCTCTACGGAGCCCTGATTCTGCTCACAATCATTGCCTTCTCCACCGCTTTATACTTTATCATTCACCAAGCGCAGAGCAGCGGCAACATTTCTAGTCAACCGGAAATCCTTTTTGGGAACAACTATGCATCGGGAACTA TTCCGAACCTTGGCAATGGTCATCTAGTCATCGATCGTCATAATTGGGGCGCCCAGGAAGCGGCCCGTGGTCCTTACCCCCTACATTCGCCCATACCATACGTACTCATCACCCATATTGGGGTTCAATCAAGTCCATGTTTGAACATGTACAAATGCTCCATCAAAATGCGAACCATCCAGGATGCGGCCATTGCCGAACAAAGTCTTCCGGACATCCctaacaatttttac CTCGGAGGAGACGGTTACATCTACGTCGGGCGAGGATGGAGTATTGCAAACGCGTACGCCAACCAAACACTATCCGTATGCTTCATGGGAGATTATATGCGCaacaaaccaaacgaaaacCAATTTTCAGCCCTGAATCATCTACTAGCCCATGGTGTTGCAGAGAGTTATCTAGCTCGAGACTACAAACTCGTTGCTCATAATCAG ACCAGAAAAACTAAAAGCCCTGGTCCATTCATCTATAGTCAGATTTCCAAAATGCCTCGCTGGATATCTTGTGATAAAGATAGTACTAACACCTGTGGATCGGAAATCGGACTACCTCGGATATGGGATCAGGATTATCCCAAAGCTCTAAAAACAGTGGAAGTAACAACAAACCGAACAAGCGAAGACAGTTAA